In the genome of Acidobacteriota bacterium, the window CATCAGCGACGATGAGCTCCTGGAAAAGGCTATCAGGGAGAAGCGGATCCTTCTCACGAGGGACAGGAACCTCGTGAAGAGGAAAAAGTTGAAAGAGTATATCCTGATCGAGAGCGAGGTTCCCATCGAGCAGGTCAAGCAGATCCTGAAAGACAGGAGGCTGAAGCTGGACGAATCCAATCTGCTGAGCCGCTGCCTCATCTGCAACGTCAGGATCAAGCCGATCCGCAGGGAAGAGGTCAGAGATTTAGTTCCCCCCTACGTCTACAGGACCCAGAAAGACTTCTCACGCTGCCCTGAATGCGAGAGGATTTACTGGGGAGCCACACACCGCGACAACATCCTCCTCAAGCTCAAAGAAAAACTTAACATAATTTCGCTTCTCTTCCTCTTTTTCGGCTCATCCGCTTCTTTTCTCACTTTCCTATCTTTTCTCTTTCTCATCTTTTCTTTCTATCTAATGCCGGTTCCCACGTTTTCATTTCCCTGTACACCAGCGGCGATGCCGGATGAACTTGCCT includes:
- a CDS encoding Mut7-C RNAse domain-containing protein — translated: MVEVKFIADCMLGKLSKWMKILGFDTEYHRVISDDELLEKAIREKRILLTRDRNLVKRKKLKEYILIESEVPIEQVKQILKDRRLKLDESNLLSRCLICNVRIKPIRREEVRDLVPPYVYRTQKDFSRCPECERIYWGATHRDNILLKLKEKLNIISLLFLFFGSSASFLTFLSFLFLIFSFYLMPVPTFSFPCTPAAMPDELAYLKHLRNAGIHAEAQEWDNEEPFFHI